From Aliamphritea hakodatensis:
ACAGGAATCAGCCACCGCCAGCCATTAAACAAACGTGTGTTTATTGGCGGGCCACCTCCCATAATGAGGTTATATTTGCTTGCAAAACAAGCCTCTTCGTATTTATCTATAACAGTCAGCTCAACAGGTTAAAGAATTTCTGGCGGCCGTTATAGCACGTTTTTTCCGCCACCATACTGCAGACACTGAGCTGAACAACGAATTTTAGATAGCCTGTCACAGATTAAGGAGTGGCTATGGAAGTCAGCGAATTATTACAACAGACTCACAAATTACCCAATGTACCTGATGTGGTACGTGAGCTGATCCAGCAACTGAACAATCCAAATGCCGACTATGGTGAAATCAGCGAAAAGGTCTCTCAGGATCAGACCATGTCACTGAAGATACTTCGTCTGGTCAACTCAGCACACTTCGGCCTGAGCCGAAAAGTGTCCTCAATCGACGAAGCCGTTGTCATGCTCGGCATGACCCAGCTGAAAACACTGGTTATCGCCTCCGGACTGGCAGGCTCAGTCAGCGAAGTGGAAGGCATGAACCTGAAAGAATTCTGGTCACAGTCATTCCGCATTGCCACGATTGCCAAATGGTACGCCAGCAAAACCGACAACGTTGATCCGGATATGGCATTCACCATCGGCCTGATTCATAACATCGGCCGTCTGTTGTTACACCTCACCAAACCTAAACTGGCCGAAGCCATTCAGCAGCGGGTCAAGGAAAGCGGCACAAGCCGGTCAGCAGCAGAAATGGAACGCCTGAACTTTACGACTCCGGAAGCGGGCCAGGCCCTGCTGGAGTTATGGAAATTCCCGGAAGAGCTGGGTCAGGCTGTTCGCTACCATAAAAACCCGATGGAAGCCGAGCCACCTAACCCTGCCTGCGCCATCACCAACATTGCCTGCTATCTGAATGCCTGCATCCGCAGCAAACGCAGCCTGGAAGAAACCATTGAACGCTTCCCGGTTAAAGTAGCCGCACTGGCAGGCTTACCGGCTGACATTGCCAGCAGCTGTGAAGAAGCCATGGCACTTGAGTCCGGCCTTGACGGTCTGGCCGGTTAATACCGCCTCAGGCTGCCGTTTACCGGCAGCCTGATCTTTTCTTTCCAGGCACTGCTTTCTCAGCACTCATTTCTCAAGCCAGTTTCTCAAATACAAGCACCTTCAGCGCCCGCTCCGGATCAGCATCCGGGAAATCATCCGGGTTCGCCAGACGTTCCACAAAGCTGAACTGTGGGCAATGCTCTGCCATCAGATCCCGCAAAAACTGACTTTCCAGCTCCGGCGAATTCAGACAACTGAGTACTTTGGCATGATCAGTGGTCAGCTCCGGCAAACGCCGTAACACTTTCAGATAATCCTTGGTTGCCACAAAGCTACCCTTCTGAAAACTTGGCGGATCAATTACCACCAGATCATAAGGCCCTTCACGCTTCAGCTTCCCCCAGGAACGGAACAGATCATGGGCAAAGAACTTTACCCGGCTGAGATCATGATCATTCAGCCTGTGATTCTCCCGACCGGTGTTTAACGCCGGACTGCTCATATCCAGATTAACCACCTTCTCAGCTCCACCGGCCAGCGCAGCTACCGAAAAGCCACAGGTATATGCAAACAGATTAAGAACCCGCGCCCCTTCAGCATGCTGCTGCACCCAGCGACGGCCTTCGCGCATGTCCAGAAACAAACCGTTGTTCTGATTCTTCAGGGGTTGCATCCAGAACTTCAGCGACCCTTCTGTCACCGCCAGCCTGTGAATATCAGCATCATCCGCCTGCCAGCACACCTGAATACTGTCTTCACGGCGATAGCGGTGCTGCACCAGCAATGTCGCTGGCCGGTGAACCGGATGTTCTGCAAAAAAAGCCACCAGCCGCTCTAGCTGATCCGCCGGAATTTCATTAAACAGACGGATAACGATCAGTGGCGGCAAGCGATCAATAACCACATTTTCAAAGCCACTGAAGCAACACCCCCGGCCATGAAATAAACGGCTGACTTCCCCCGGCCGGCGGCCAAACTGCTGTTCTATATAATCAAATACGGCCTGCATATTATCCTGCTCTGAACAAGGCGACCTCCCGGGATTCAGTGGGAAGAAAACACCTGCAAATTAAAATCAGCGGCGATTATAGACATCCTGCCCGGGCGGTACCAGCGCAGACTAATTTAGCCTTAGCGGTTGAAACTTAAGCCCCCCGCCTATATCTAAGGTTGAAACACACATAATCCATAACAGGCCGTTAACCGGCCGGTAAAATAATCCCATAGCCAGCCAAAGGTTATACATCTATGCGTATCGTACTCTTTCTTCTGACCAACCTTGCCATCATTCTGGTTGCCAGTGTTACCCTCAGCCTTCTGGGCGTGGGCTCCACCCTGCAAGCCAACGGCGTGGATCTTGATCTGGGCAACCTGCTGATCATCTGTGCCGTTTTCGGTTTCATCGGCTCCTTTGTTTCCCTGCTGCTCTCCAAATTCATGGCCAAACGCTCTACCGGCCTGCAAATGATCGAACAGGCCAGCAACGCTGACGAACAGTGGCTGATGGATACGGTTCAGGAACTGGTCACCGAAGCCGGCATCGGCATGCCGGAAGTAGGCATTTTTCCGGCGGAACAGGCGAATGCCTTTGCCACCGGCTGGAATAAAAACAATGCGCTGGTCGGTATCAGCCTGGGCCTGTTACAGCGTTTCCGCCGGGAAGAAATCCGCGCCGTCCTGGCCCATGAAATAGGCCACATTGCCAACGGTGACATGGTCACCCTGACGCTGATTCAGGGGGTGGTAAACACCTTTGTCATGTTCTTTGCCCGCATCATTGGTCACTTTGTTGACCGGGTTATTCTGAAGAACGAAGAAGGCCATGGCATCGGCTACTTCATCGCATCAATCGTTGCTGAACTGATTCTGGGCGTACTGGCATCCACCATCGTTGCCTGGTTCAGCCGCCGCCGGGAATTCCGCGCCGATGAAATGGGTGCCCGCCTGGCAGGTAATTTTGCAATGATCGGTGCCCTGCAACGCCTCAAGGCGGAATATGAAGTGCCTGACCAGATGCCAACAACCATGACTGCATTCGGTATCAGCAGCCACCTTAAACAGGGTTTTATGGCCGCATTTGCCACCCATCCGCCACTGGATGACCGCATAGCCGCGCTGCAGAAATAAACTCAGACCCGCTGTAACCAGCCCTGTTTTTCTTCCGGAAAACAGGGCTTTTTTATTGCTGCAGATAGCCAGCAATGGTGTCAGTGAATTATTCTCTCAGCGAATATTACGTCATAGTTTAATAAAAAAAAGTTCTTTAACCTCTCCCCAAACTTTGTTCCATAATCAGATTAACACTTACAGCGCCACGCCAAATTCGGCTGATGGTATTTTCACCCGCTATCGGACTTTAGCCGAGGTTTTTTAGCATGAATGAAAAAACTGCTATCGAAGAAGAACTGGACATTACAGATACCGACTCAGCGGATACTGAACTGTCGACAGCTGAAAAAAGATTTTGCCCGGACACAGAAAAACGCCGCCGCATTGAAGCTATGCGGGAACAGCGTGAACTGGAACGCGAACTCAGGGAATTCTTTGACGACTGATACCGCCCGGCTTAATCGCATACATGACGGAACCGTCATCATTCGGTAATACGCCGGTCATAAAAACGCGGTTTTATATATCGGAACAAGCACTGCGGTGCACCGGACAATACGACATATAAACCAGCGGAACAATACAGTTATGAGCAGCAAAATCCGTCTTGAAGACCTATCTGCAGAAGCCTTTGATGATATGGACAACAGCTTCTTTGGTGAAGACAAACAACAGCGCCCGAAAAAAGCCAAAACAAAACGCAAACGCCAGATGATCGAAGATTATATGGAAGAACGTCAGTTGAAACGGCGCATCAGCGACGGCTTTGAATGGGCCTGAACCAGCGCCAGCCCCATTGTCAGAATACAGCTAAAGCAGCGCTCAGCGCTGCTTTATCCGGTCGGCTATCCGGCTGCGCTGGGCACTGCGGGCCTTGGCCCCGGTGGCCGTTTTAGCAGCCGGCTTCTGTTTCTGTGACGCTTTACTCTGCGCTGGCTTTTTCCTGGCCTTAACCGCCTGCGGTGTAACCGGCTGATAACCCTTAGCAGCCTGCGCGCTGCCCTGACCAGCAGTTTTTGCCCCGGACTGACGCTTCGGCGCCTCTTCTTCTGCAACCAGACACTCTTTACCCCGGCCGATCAGCTCTGAACGCCCCATCTCCTTCAGCTTGGCCCGCAGCTGTGGCCAGTTCTCCTTATCATGGTAACGCAGCAGGGTTTTATGGGCTTTACGCTGCTCAGTCTGCTTAGGGATATACATGCGGTCACTCTTATAAGTAATCTGCTTCAGCGGATTCTTTTCGGAGTGATACATGGCGGTTGCCAGAGACATAGGGGAGGGATAGAAAGTCTGCACCTGGTCCACTTTCAGATCATTGTCCTTGAGCCATAAAGACAGGCTCAGCATATCCTCATCATCACAGCCCGGATGGGCGGCAATAAAATACGGAATCAGATACTGCTTCTTACCCGCTTCTCTGGAGAAACGGTCAAACATATTCTTGAAGTCGTAGTAGGTATCCATACCCGGTTTCATCATCTTACTGAGGGTATTCGGCTCGCTGTGCTCCGGCGCAATCTTCAAATAACCGCCCACATGATAGGTGACCAGCTCTTTAACATATTCCGGGTCTCGCACCGCCAGATCGTAACGCAGGCCGGAAGCGATCGCGACATTATGGATGCCTTGCACCTTACGGGCTTTGCGGTACAGCTCAGTGGTCGGACTGTGATCCGTCGTCAGGTTCTTACAGATAGTCGGATAGACACAGGAAAGCTTACGGCAATTCGACTGAATTTCATCATCATTACAGTTGAGGAAATACATATTGGACGTGGGGCCGCCCAAATCCGAGATTGAGCCGGTAAAGCCCGGCACTTTCTCTTTGATATCTTCAATCTCATTAATGATCGACTCATGGGACCGGCTCTGAATGATCCGCCCTTCATGTTCGGTAATCGAACAGAAGGTACAGCCACCGAAACAGCCGCGCATAATATTGATCGAAAAACGGATCATGTCATACGCCGGAATCTTCGCCTTACCGTACTTCGGATGCGGCACCCGCTGGTACTGCAGGCCAAACACACCATCCATCTCTTCAGTGGTCAGGGGAATCGGCGGCGGGTTAACCCACACCTCCCGGTTACCGTGTTTCTGCATCAGCGCACGGGCATTGTGCGGATTCGATTCCTGATGCAACACCCGTGAAGCATGAGCATAGAGGGCCGGATCTTTGGTGACTTTATCGAACGACGGTAACCGGATATAGGTCGTTTCGAACTCAAGCTTTTCCTTACGCTTAAGCGGCATCGGTACTATTTTTATGGGTGCCGGAATGTCTGCCAGATCATCCGGGGCCGTGCCGCAGGCAGTACCGTTATCACTGTCATTTTCCTGATTGCCAAAATCATAAGGGTTAGGCAATTTATCGATATTACCCGGCCAGTCAATCCGGGAAGAATCCAGCTCAACATAGCCGGCAGGCGGTGCTTTACGTAAATGCACCGTGCCACGCAGATTCCAGATATCATCCAGCGACTTCCCTTCAGCCAGCGCATGTGACAGGTCCACAATGGCCCGCTCAGCATTGCCGTAAAGCAGAATATCCGCCGTGGCATCAATCAGTACTGAACGTCTGACCTTGTCACTCCAGTAATCGTACTGAGCGATCCGTCGCAGGCTCGCCTCAATCCCGCCGATGACTACCGGTACATCCCGGTAGGCTTCCTTACAGCGCTGACTGTAGACAATGACCGCCCTGTCAGGACGCTTACCGCCTTCCCCGCCCGCCGTATAAGCATCGTCATGACGCATCCGCAGATCCGCCGTGTAGCGGTTGATCATCGAATCCATATTTCCGGCGGTTACCCCGTAATACAGATTTGGCTTGCCCAGGGCCATAAACGGCTCAGCACTGCGCCAGTCCGGCTGGGCAATAATGCCAACCCGGAATCCCTGCGCTTCCAGCAACCGCCCCATCACTGCCATACCGAAGCTCGGATGGTCCACATAGGCATCACCGGTCACGATGATAATGTCGCAACTGTCCCAGCCAAGCTGGTCCATTTCTGCACGGGTTGTCGGTAAAAACGGTGCCGGATTATCGCTTTTGGCCCTGTATGGCGGAAACGAAAAGATATCGGGGGCGTGTATTCTCATGGCGTTTGGAAACTGCTTCGTCGTAAGTAGCCGGCCATTGTCGCAGAAACTGCGACTAACGGCCAATAAACCGGCCGCTAACAGCCCCTCCACCCCGGATCATTAAATGTTAGAATGGAGTTTCAGTACAGAATACACGAGCCAACGCCAATGAACCGAGAACGCCCGACACCGCCCGGTGAATATGAATGCTGTGAAAGCGCCTGCTCCCCCTGCGTATGGGACACCTATTATGAAGACCTGCATGCCTGGAA
This genomic window contains:
- a CDS encoding YgiQ family radical SAM protein, which codes for MRIHAPDIFSFPPYRAKSDNPAPFLPTTRAEMDQLGWDSCDIIIVTGDAYVDHPSFGMAVMGRLLEAQGFRVGIIAQPDWRSAEPFMALGKPNLYYGVTAGNMDSMINRYTADLRMRHDDAYTAGGEGGKRPDRAVIVYSQRCKEAYRDVPVVIGGIEASLRRIAQYDYWSDKVRRSVLIDATADILLYGNAERAIVDLSHALAEGKSLDDIWNLRGTVHLRKAPPAGYVELDSSRIDWPGNIDKLPNPYDFGNQENDSDNGTACGTAPDDLADIPAPIKIVPMPLKRKEKLEFETTYIRLPSFDKVTKDPALYAHASRVLHQESNPHNARALMQKHGNREVWVNPPPIPLTTEEMDGVFGLQYQRVPHPKYGKAKIPAYDMIRFSINIMRGCFGGCTFCSITEHEGRIIQSRSHESIINEIEDIKEKVPGFTGSISDLGGPTSNMYFLNCNDDEIQSNCRKLSCVYPTICKNLTTDHSPTTELYRKARKVQGIHNVAIASGLRYDLAVRDPEYVKELVTYHVGGYLKIAPEHSEPNTLSKMMKPGMDTYYDFKNMFDRFSREAGKKQYLIPYFIAAHPGCDDEDMLSLSLWLKDNDLKVDQVQTFYPSPMSLATAMYHSEKNPLKQITYKSDRMYIPKQTEQRKAHKTLLRYHDKENWPQLRAKLKEMGRSELIGRGKECLVAEEEAPKRQSGAKTAGQGSAQAAKGYQPVTPQAVKARKKPAQSKASQKQKPAAKTATGAKARSAQRSRIADRIKQR
- a CDS encoding class I SAM-dependent methyltransferase; its protein translation is MQAVFDYIEQQFGRRPGEVSRLFHGRGCCFSGFENVVIDRLPPLIVIRLFNEIPADQLERLVAFFAEHPVHRPATLLVQHRYRREDSIQVCWQADDADIHRLAVTEGSLKFWMQPLKNQNNGLFLDMREGRRWVQQHAEGARVLNLFAYTCGFSVAALAGGAEKVVNLDMSSPALNTGRENHRLNDHDLSRVKFFAHDLFRSWGKLKREGPYDLVVIDPPSFQKGSFVATKDYLKVLRRLPELTTDHAKVLSCLNSPELESQFLRDLMAEHCPQFSFVERLANPDDFPDADPERALKVLVFEKLA
- a CDS encoding oxidoreductase-like domain-containing protein — encoded protein: MNRERPTPPGEYECCESACSPCVWDTYYEDLHAWNAEQKALKEAQAQTQQPDNSEAGA
- a CDS encoding PA3496 family putative envelope integrity protein, giving the protein MNEKTAIEEELDITDTDSADTELSTAEKRFCPDTEKRRRIEAMREQRELERELREFFDD
- the htpX gene encoding protease HtpX; translation: MRIVLFLLTNLAIILVASVTLSLLGVGSTLQANGVDLDLGNLLIICAVFGFIGSFVSLLLSKFMAKRSTGLQMIEQASNADEQWLMDTVQELVTEAGIGMPEVGIFPAEQANAFATGWNKNNALVGISLGLLQRFRREEIRAVLAHEIGHIANGDMVTLTLIQGVVNTFVMFFARIIGHFVDRVILKNEEGHGIGYFIASIVAELILGVLASTIVAWFSRRREFRADEMGARLAGNFAMIGALQRLKAEYEVPDQMPTTMTAFGISSHLKQGFMAAFATHPPLDDRIAALQK
- a CDS encoding PA3496 family putative envelope integrity protein codes for the protein MSSKIRLEDLSAEAFDDMDNSFFGEDKQQRPKKAKTKRKRQMIEDYMEERQLKRRISDGFEWA
- a CDS encoding HDOD domain-containing protein, producing MEVSELLQQTHKLPNVPDVVRELIQQLNNPNADYGEISEKVSQDQTMSLKILRLVNSAHFGLSRKVSSIDEAVVMLGMTQLKTLVIASGLAGSVSEVEGMNLKEFWSQSFRIATIAKWYASKTDNVDPDMAFTIGLIHNIGRLLLHLTKPKLAEAIQQRVKESGTSRSAAEMERLNFTTPEAGQALLELWKFPEELGQAVRYHKNPMEAEPPNPACAITNIACYLNACIRSKRSLEETIERFPVKVAALAGLPADIASSCEEAMALESGLDGLAG